A segment of the Ipomoea triloba cultivar NCNSP0323 chromosome 1, ASM357664v1 genome:
TTGTCAACTCATGAGAAAcagattaataattttttattgagtATCAAATTATCTATGCCCTCAAATTTAAACCATCTTACAAGAAACCTTGAGAAGGCATCCTAAATGCTTCTCCCTATTCCTTTCCCCCAGTCATATACATTACAACAAGAAATGGATAAGGTTCAAAATATTTGCCAAATGTTTTGGTGATGAAATGGGATTGCCTCATGGTGCAATACATACAGGGTCAAACCAGAAAGTGAATAAAACTCTCTGTTTAGAAAATAAAACTTGGAGACGAGACTTGGagtacaagaaaaaaaaaacaaaaaaaaaaatctaggaaGCCACAAGGGAAAGCAAATTCTCAAAAAAACCAAGTATTTGAATTACAGACAAGAGATCACAGATCACTAGAGACTAGAACCACTCAACTTCACTtgtatgatgatgatgatagtaTAACTCATTTTCTGCCACTCTATGAAATTAGTCCAAACAGCACAAAAGTACAGAGTAAACTAACAAGGGCAGTGGATTTACATTAATGTGTCTGAATTGTCCCTTAGGGGAGTATTGGGCTTCTTCTAAATTCTAATTGCACAAACTTCCTAGAATAGAATTCTCCAGTCTAGTAAAATTTGTGTTTAAGTTTTAGGAAACAAAgacagaaaaaaatatatatatgcaatgagCACTTATGCCTCATAAAGAAGGAATAGCCAACCTGCTTGAGAAATTCTTCATGCCAATTGTCAAGGCTATCAAAAGATCTCATTACATTGACATCATAGACCTGAACACAGCAATCTGCCCCTCTGTAAAACGCAACTCCTAGACTCTGAAATCTCTCTTGCCCAGCCGTGTCCCAAATCTACAAAAATGCACAATGCAAACGTATCGAGCAAATAAATTGATCCACATCCACTCAAAACATGCAAACAGTGAAGTAACAGTTTCACAAAGCTAAAAACTCACTTGTAGAGTAATAAGCCGATCATCAATTAGGAGCTCCTTTGTTACAAAATCAGCACCAATCGTGGCTTTATACTGATGACTGAACCTCTTATGAACATATCTATAAATGCAGTTTAAGGTCCCACATATACATAATCTTAAGTAGATGCCACATTGCCACACAACATCTCAACTACAAAAATTgcaatggaaataaaataaataaacctcTAAATTTCCAaccaaattcaaaaaataaataaataaacaaaaaaagtcAGCATTAAATCTCATACTAACAAAGAACGCcagatataattaattagaaactaaagtcaaaattaaatgcaattaaaaaaaaaactattgaaaAGGATACTGATTCATCAATGAAGTTTTACCGACCCTGTAAAAATGCAATAAGGTAGATAATTTTTATAACATAAAAGCTAACGCCATTGCCCCAGGAGGCCAGGATCAGAAATAGAACAATAgtaaaaatcaaaagaaaaagcatACCCACTATCGCCGAGGACGATGACCTTAAGCAATGTTCTTCGACGCGCCGACATGACGACGTTAACTGAGCAAAGGTCCTTTGTTTTTTCCGGCTTCCAAATCTGGGTCAAAATTGCTCGGAGAAATTTTGGGGATTGGATGCTTACAGGGAATCACGACAGGAAAGCAAGGGGCGCCAATTTCGATCTTCCTCAATTTTAATCAATATTTCGGTCGTGTGGCCGACGAACCCAAAGACGGCCATTTTaccttctttatttttaaaaaaatatttttactaatCCTAACCTATATGGATTTGTTTATGTTCAAACTGCAATACATGATTCACGCTgcgaattaaaaataaaataaaaataaaaaaattcttcagactaacaaaattaaatttatgggAAAGAgcctttaaaaaatatatacatatgggAGAGGGTACAAAACCAACTATCAAATTTTCACTATTATATCAGCGCAATCTCAGCTAAGTTGATCAGATTtttaacttgataattacaagATTAGTAATTTTGACTTCCCGTGAGGGCGGTTTATTGaccttttttatttgaattagttaattataaataatttaaactgGTTTACTTAATTGTGATCTTCAAATCAAATACAAGCTTTTGGAGATTGAGTTGCTACATGTAAACTCAATCTTTAATTTACGGAGTAAATCATGGATAA
Coding sequences within it:
- the LOC116019928 gene encoding ras-related protein Rab7 — its product is MSARRRTLLKVIVLGDSGVGKTSLMNQYVHKRFSHQYKATIGADFVTKELLIDDRLITLQIWDTAGQERFQSLGVAFYRGADCCVQVYDVNVMRSFDSLDNWHEEFLKQANPSDPKTFPFILLGNKIDIDGGNSRVVSEKKAQEWCTSKGNIPYYETSAKEDLNVDAAFFCIAKTALANEHEQDIYFQGLPEAMSETEQRGGCSC